The Candidatus Polarisedimenticolia bacterium DNA window CACCTTCGAAGAGTTCAAGGGGCGGAAGCCGGCCGTCCGCGGAAGTCAGACCTTTTTTTTCCGCGACGCGGACTTCGACAACCCGCTGATCATCCCGCACTTCGAGAGCAGGAGCGGCGGAACGCACGGGCGACCGACCCGCATTCGAATCGACCTCGAGCACGCTGCGCAGACCGCCCCCCACTGGGCGCTATGGTTCGCCGCCCACGACTGGTTGGACCGTCCGCTCGTCTTCTGGACGCCCACCCATTCCGGCGTGGCCCAACGCCACCTCCTGGCCGCCAAGATCGGGAAACGGTTCATCAAGTGGTTTGCCACGATCAGCATGGGGACGCTAAGGGACCGACTCATCTCGGCCTGCGTGCACGGGCTCGTCCGCCGGGCCGCCGGTTGGATGCGGCCGGAGTTCGTTCCGCTGTCCGAGGCCGCCCGCGTCGGCGAGTATCTGGTCCACCTCGTTCGGCGAGGGCACAAGCCGTGTATCAGCACCTCCCCCAGTGAAGCGATTCAAGTTTGCCTGGCGATGGCAGCCCGGGGAGTCTCCCTGGAGAATGTCACATTCCTATTGGGAGCCGAGCCGCTGACGCCGGCCCGGCGCGCAACGATCGAGGCGAGCGGCGCCAAGGCGGTTCCCACCTACGGCTTCTCCGAGGGAAGCAACGTGGGCAGCCAGTGCCCGGCGGCCACCGTGGCCGACGACGTCCACGTCTCCCTGGACGCCTGGGCGATCATCCAGCGCGCCCGGCCCCTGGCCGACGAGGAAACGGTCGATGCTCTGTTGTTGACCGCCTTCCGGCCGGCCTGCCCCAAAGTGCTCCTTAACGCCGAGATCGGTGACTATGCCGTGCTGGAGACGCGACCGTGCGGATGCCTTTTCGATGAGGTCGGATACTTCACGCACCTGCACACGATCCGGAGCTTCGAGAAGCTCACGGGAATCGGGATGACCATTCTCGGAGGTGACCTCTTTCGCGTCCTCGAGGAGACTCTGCCCTCCCGCTTCGGCGGCGCCGTGACCGACTACCAGCTCATCGAGGAGCAGGATGCCAATGGGCTGCCCCGCTACACGCTCCTCGTCAGTCCCGAGGTGGGCGCCCTCGACGAGAAGCGGCTCGTGGCGGCATTCCTCGACGAGTTGGGCGGGCTCCGCCATCAGTATCGCTTCATGACCAATCTGTGGGGGGAGGCCGGTGTCGTCCGTGTGCAGCGCCGCCGTCCCCGTCCGACCGCGCGGGGGAAAGTCCTGCCGTTCCGGACGCTCGGTCCCCGATGAGGACGCTCACAGATCGCGGAGCCCGGGCCTCGACCCGGCGCCGCCTGATCTACGTCGGGACCCTGCCGCCGTATCCGGGGGGCTCCGCTATCTCGGGCTTTCAGCTTCTGGTCGGGCTTGCGCGGGCGGGTCACACGGTCCGCAGCCTGGCGCCGATCACTCCCGAGGCGGACCGAGCGGGCGATAGCTTTGTCGTCCGCTATCGCGAGCTCGGGGTAACGCGGTTCCGGGTGCCGTATTTCGAAACGTCCCCTCACACGCCGGCGGCGGAGGAGTACCGACGGCTGGAGCAGGAGCAGATCGAGGAAAAGCTTTCGCTGCTCATCGAACGCGAACAACCGGACATCCTTCTGATGGGCCGCGAGACGTTTGCCTGGCGCGTTCCGGATCTTGCCAAGCGGTGCGCCCTTCCATGCATCCTGCGCATCGCCGGCGGATTCCTCACCGGTATCGTCGACGGAAACTATCCGGCGCCCCTGGTGTCTCAGTGGCTCGAAGCGGTTCACAAGATCGACCTCATCGTCGCCCAGACGGCGTCCGTCACCGCGAGCCTGGCGGCATTGGGGCTCAACCGGACGCGGATCATTCCGAACGGAGTGGATCTTCGTCTGTTCGCTCCGCAGCCACAGGACGAGGCGCTGCGACGCGAACTCGGCATCGACGGCGATAGAATCGTCGTCATGCACCTGTCCAACCTCAAACCGCTGAAGCGGGCGCTGGACATCGTCGCCTCGGCCGCGCGGGCGCTCAAATTCAACCGCAGGCTC harbors:
- a CDS encoding glycosyltransferase family 4 protein → MRTLTDRGARASTRRRLIYVGTLPPYPGGSAISGFQLLVGLARAGHTVRSLAPITPEADRAGDSFVVRYRELGVTRFRVPYFETSPHTPAAEEYRRLEQEQIEEKLSLLIEREQPDILLMGRETFAWRVPDLAKRCALPCILRIAGGFLTGIVDGNYPAPLVSQWLEAVHKIDLIVAQTASVTASLAALGLNRTRIIPNGVDLRLFAPQPQDEALRRELGIDGDRIVVMHLSNLKPLKRALDIVASAARALKFNRRLVYVIVGDGFLRQAMEEACRSNAIAEHFRFVGWVEYSRAPAYLNLADLVVMPSDAEAQARVYLETQACARTLLASDIPGARHVIEDGETGLLFRKGDVEDLTAKTLQAAADAPLRSRIGS